The following is a genomic window from Pseudomonas lurida.
CCCTGGAACTACCCGTTGTACCTGGCCATTGGCCCATTGGTCGGCGCCCTCGCCGCCGGCAACCGGGTGATGCTCAAGCTCAGCGAATCCACCCCCGCCACCGGCGAGCTGCTCAAGTCACTGCTGGCAAAAATCTTCCCCGAGGACCTGGTGTGCGTGGTGCTGGGTGAAGCCGAAGTGGGCATGGCCTTCTCCAAGCTGCCCTTCGATCACCTGTTGTTTACCGGCGCCACCAGCATTGGCAAGCACGTGATGCGCGCGGCGGCAGAACATCTCACACCGGTCACCCTGGAGTTGGGCGGCAAGTCGCCCGCCATCGTGTCTGCCGATGTACCGCTCAAGGACGCCGCCGAGCGTATCGCCTTCGGCAAGGCGTTGAATGCAGGCCAGACCTGCGTCGCCCCCGACTATGTGCTGGTGCCGGAAGACCGTGTCGACGCGTTCGTTGAGGCCTACACCAACGCTGTTCGCGGGTTTTACCCGACCCTGGCGGACAACCCGGACTACACCGCTATCATCAACGAACGGCAACTCGCGCGGCTGAATGCCTACGTCAAGGACGCCACCGATAAAGGCGCCACCCTGATCCCGCTGTACGACCAGGGCCAGGCGCGGCGCATGGCCCACAGCCTGTTGCTGAATGTCAGCGATGACATGACCGTGATGCAGGACGAGATCTTCGGCCCAGTGCTGCCGATCGTGCCGTATCGAGGGCTCGACCAGGCCTTTGCCTACATCAACCAGCGCCCTCGCCCGCTGGCCCTATATTACTTCGGCTACAACAAGGGCGAGCAAAACCGCGTGCTCCACGAAACCCATTCCGGTGGCGTGTGCCTGAACGACACCCTGCTGCACGTGGCCCAGGACGACATGCCATTTGGCGGCATCGGCCCGTCGGGCATGGGCCACTACCACGGCCATGAAGGCTTCCTCACCTTCAGCAAAGCCAAGGGCGTGCTGGTGAAACAGCGCCTGAACGCCGCGAAGTTGATCTACCCGCCCTACGGCAAATCGATCCAGAAGTTGATCCAAAAGCTGTTCATTCGCTGAAACCGCCACCCACGGGATAACAATAACAATGAACCCTAGCCTGACTGATTCACCCGCACTGTCGCGGCGCGGCGTCTTGAAAATCGGCCTGTGCGCCAGCGCGTTCCTGGCCACCGCCGGGTTGGGCGCCAGCCTCAGCGGTTGCTCCAGCAGTACCCCGGCCAGTGGCTTTGCCATGTTGCGCAGCAGTGACTTGCCGTTCTTGCGCGCGGTGATCCCGGTGCTGCTAGAGGGCGTGGCCAGCGCCCAGGAAGTCGCCAGCGGGATTGAAGACACGCTTGAAAAGCTCGACTTCAGCCTGCAACGCCTGTCGCCGGAGATGTTCAAGCTCACCCAGCAACTGTTCGATGTACTGGGCATGGGCATCACCCGAGGACCGTTGACCGGGATCTGGGGCAGTTGGGAAAACGCCAGCAGTGAACAGATCCGCAACTTCCTGCACCGCTGGGAAAACAGCTACCTGAACCTGCTGCGGATGGGCCAGGGCTCGTTGCTCAAGCTGGTGATCATGGCCTGGTACTTCCAGCCGGCGTCCTGGGCCCATTGCGGCTACCCCGGGCCGCCGAAGGTCTAGCCTTGATGACCCGATCAGAAATGTGGGAGCGGTTTCGCTCGCGAAAGCGGTGGATCAGCCACACCGGTGTCGACTGACACGCTGCATTCGCGAGCAAGCCCGCGCCCACATTGACCACAACTTCGTACAAAAATAAGAGTGCATTCCTATGCCCGTACCCGACCTGTTCCGCGATGGCATGGCCCGTGGCTGGAAAACCCACAATGGCGCCGCCCTCGACAACGACCTGACCCTGGAAGCCGACGTCGTGATCATCGGCAGCGGCGCCGGTGGCGGCACCACCGCCGAAATCCTCAGCGCAGCAGGCTACAAAGTGCTCCTGATCGAAGAAGGCCCGCTCAAGACCAGCAGCGATTTCAAGCTGCTCGAAGACGAGGCCTACACCAGCCTGTACCAGGAGGGCATCGGCCGCATGAGCAAGGATGGCGCGATCACCATCCTGCAGGGCCGGGCAGTAGGCGGCACCACGCTGATCAACTGGACGTCGAGCTTTCGTACCCCCGACGCCACGCTCGCCCACTGGGCCAGCGAATACGCCGTGAAGGGCCACAGCAGCGCCGAGATGGCGCCCTGGTTTGAACAGATGGAGCAGCGCCTGGGCATCGCACCCTGGGCCATGCCGCCCAACCCCAACAACGATGTCATCCGCAAAGGCTGCGAAAAGCTTGGTTACAGCTGGCATGTGATCCCACGCAATGTGCGCGGCTGTTTCAACCTGGGCTATTGCGGCATGGGCTGCCCAGTCAATGCCAAGCAGTCGATGCTGGTGACGACGATTCCGTCCACCCTTGAAAAGGGCGGCGAACTGCTCTACCTGGCACGCGCCGAACGCCTCATCTACAGCGGCGACACCATCAGCAGCCTGGAATGCGTGGCCATGGACACCCTGTGCGTGGCGCCGACCGGACGCAAGATCACCGTAAAAGCCAAGCATTACGTGCTCTCGGGCGGCGGCATCAACAGCCCGGCGCTGCTGATGCGCTCCGACGCTCCCGACCCGCATTCGCGGCTGGGCAAACGCACCTTCCTGCACCTGGTGAATTTCTCCGCCGGGTTGTTCGACGAGGTGATCAACCCGTTCTACGGCGCGCCGCAATCGATCTATTCCGACCATTTCCAATGGCAGGACGGCACCACCGGGAAAATGTCCTACAAACTGGAGGCGCCACCCCTGCACCCCGCGTTGGCCAGCACATTGTTAGGCGGCTACGGTACCCAGAACGCCCTGGACATGAGCCAATTGCCGAACACCCACGCGATGCTCGCCCTCCTGCGTGACGGCTTCCACCCCGACAGCCCGGGCGGCAGCGTGGAGTTACGCGGCGATGGCACGCCGGTGCTCGACTATCAGGTGTCGGACTACGCCTGGGATGGCTTGCGCCGTGCGTTCCACAGCATGGCCGAGATCCAGTTCGCGGCCGGCGCCAAGTCGGTCAAGCCGCTGCATCATGATGCGCGCTACGTCAAAACCCTGGGCGAAGCCCGCACCATGATCGAAGGTTTGAACCTGGAACTGCACCGCACCTGCCTGGGCAGCGCCCATGTGATGGGCGGTTGTGCCATGGGTGAAGACCCGAGAAACGCAGTAGCCGACAGCCTCGGTCGCCACCACCAGTTGCGCAACCTGTCGATCCACGATGGCTCGCTATTCCCCACCAGCATTGGGGCCAATCCACAATTATCGGTGTACGGCTTGACCGCCCAACTGGCGACAGCGTTGGGCGAACGTCTGAAAACAGCGTGAAAAAACACGGTATTCGTGCTGTCTATAGTGCTTTCTTCTGCATAAGTTGACTTGGCCGACCGGGATGGCTGCGATACCATCCGGTTCCCCAACGGACTCCGCCAGGACGACGCGATGAACCGAGTGTTGTACCCAGGTACCTTCGACCCGATTACCAAAGGCCATGGCGATCTGGTCGAACGTGCCTCACGCTTGTTCGACCATGTGATCATCGCGGTCGCTGCCAGCCCCAAGAAAAACCCGCTGTTTCCCCTGGAACAGCGCGTGGAGCTGGCGCGCGAGGTCACCAAACACCTGCCCAACGTGGAAGTGGTGGGCTTTTCCACACTGCTGGCGCACTTCGCCAAGGAGCAGAACGCCAACGTGTTCCTGCGTGGCCTGCGCGCGGTGTCGGACTTCGAATACGAATTCCAGTTGGCCAACATGAACCGCCAACTGGCGCCGGACGTTGAAAGCCTGTTCCTAACGCCGTCAGAGCGTTATTCGTTCATTTCCTCGACGTTGGTGCGTGAAATCGCCGCCTTGGGTGGAGATATCACCAAGTTCGTGCATCCGGCCGTGGCAGATGCACTGACCCTTCGCTTCAAAAAGTAATCTGGCTGGACGGGGTCGTTATGACAGAACGGCCTCCTGTGGCCCCTGACACGACGATGCCAGTGGGCCGCAGGTCATGTGCGCTCGCACTGCGGGCGCCAATGCGGCACAATTGCGCGCATTCGTTTTCAGATGCCTTGGCTGACTGCCCTGGCAGGAGTTCCCATGTCCCTGATCATCACCGACGATTGCATCAACTGCGACGTCTGCGAACCCGAGTGCCCGAACGCCGCGATTTCCCAAGGCGAAGAGATCTACGTGATCGACCCGAACCTGTGCACCCAATGCGTCGGCCACTATGACGAGCCTCAGTGCCAACAGGTGTGCCCGGTGGATTGCATTCCGCTGGATGAGGCTCATCCGGAGACCGAAGAGCAGTTGATGGAGAAATACCGGAAGATTACCGGCAAGGCTTGAGGGCCTTATCGCAGGCAAGCCCGCTCCCACACTGCACAGATCAAAAGGTGGGAGCGGGCTTGCTCGCGATGGCGGCATCAACCATCACACAGAATCAGCGCTGGCACTTGGGGCAAAACACACTCGCCCGCTGCCCCAGCACCACATTGCGCAACTCGGTCCCGCAGACCTTGCACGCCTCGCCTCCACGGCCATAGACGAACAGTTCCTGCTGGAAATACCCCGGCTGCCCGTCGCCGCCGATAAAGTCCCGTAATGTGGTACCGCCGCGCTCGATGGCGGCGGCCAGCACACGCTTGATCTCGATCGCCAGCTTCAGGTAGCGCCCGCGCGAAATGCCGCCAGCGGCCCGACGCGGATCAATCCCCGCCGCAAACAGCGCTTCCGTCGCGTAGATATTGCCCACGCCCACCACCACCGCGTTGTCCATGATGAATGGCTTCACCGCCATCGATTTGCCGCGGGACAGCTGGAACAGGCGCTCGCCGTCAAACAGATCGGTCAGCGGCTCCGGCCCGAGGCGGATCAGCAGTTCGTGGTTGTACGGGTCCTGGCTCCAGAGCATGGCGCCGAAACGGCGCGGGTCGGTGTAGCGCAGGGCCAGGCCGGATTCAAGTTCGATGTCCACGTGTTCATGCTTGGCCGCTGGCATGCCTATTTCCACCAGGCGCAGGTTGCCCGACATGCCCAGGTGGCTGATCAAGGTGCCCACTTCGGCATTGATCAACAGGTACTTGGCTCGCCGCTCCACCCGCACGATACGCTGCCCGGACAGGCGCACATCGAGGTCTTCCGGGATCGGCCAGCGCAGGCGCCGCTCACGCACCACTACGCGGCTGACCCGCTGGCCTTCCAGGTGCGGCGCAATCCCGCGCCGGGTGGTTTCGACTTCTGGTAACTCGGGCATGTTTACCTCTTGAAGGAAGGATCAGTGGGCGCCCAACTCGCGAATCGACAGCTTCAGACTCTCGAAGTCGTAGTCCGACAGCCCTACGTAGTCCAGCACCAGGTGGCCAATAGCATTCCACTCGTAATCCGCTGCCTGGTTGCCCAGCACGCGGTAGGACGAGCAGATGTGCTCGGCCATTTTCAGGATCGCCAGCAGGTTCTTGAGTGCCGGGTTGCGCGTCGACTCATCACTGAAAATCGCCAGGGCGTTATGGTGGTTGGCAATAGCATCGGTCACATGCTCCGGCAGGCGCCAGGACTTGGCCGTGTAGTAGCCAACGACCGCATGGTTAGTGTTGAACGCGTTGTTCTCGGTGTCGACCACGCGGCAGTCGGGGCCGGCATTGGCATAGGCCTGCTCGAGCACCGACATGTAGTTGGGGAAGCGCTTGAGCATCAGCGGCACGCCACAGTCATGGAACAGCCCCAGCGCGTAGGCTTCGTCCACCGCCTGGGAGCCCGTGCGCTTGGCAAGCGTAAGGCACGTCATGGCCACATCCTGGGCGGTGTCCCAGAAGCGGTTGAGCGTGACGATGGTGTCATCACTCATCTCGCCCTTGATCGACAGTGCGTTGATCAGGTTGATGATCGAACGGCTGCCCAGCAGGTTCACCGCGCGCTGGATCGAGGCGATCTTGTTGCTTAGCCCGTAATACGACGAGTTGACGATCTTCAGCAACGCACCGGACAGGCCCGGGTCCTGGGAGATCAGACGCGCGATCACCTCGAGGTCCGGGTCGGGCATGTATTGCTCCATCTGCAAATCCACCATGATTTGCGGCTGGGGCGGCACGCTGATGCCTTGCAGGGCCTGTTGGATCTGTTCGGCGGAAAGCTCTTGGGACATAAGTACACACTCTGGGCTAGGGGGCGATTCTAACCTCTATAGGAACCTGACCGACACCTCAAAACCCGATTGGAACCGGACCAAATGTGGGAGCTGGCTGGCCTGCAACCACATCACCGCCGTACGTCAGATACACCGCGCCGCCCGCATCGCAGGCAAGCCGGCGCCCACATGAACCCGTGCGCAAAGGGTATACTCCCGCTCTTTTTTCCGGAGCGACGTCATGTCCCTGCCAAGCCTGCGTCTCAAAGCCAACGCCGATCGTCGTTTGCGCAACGGCCACCTGTGGGTCTACAGCAACGAAATCGATGTGGCCGCCACCCCACTCCACGGCTTCCAGGCGGGCGACCAGGCCATCCTCGAAGCGGCCGGCGGCAAGACCCTGGGCATCGTGGCCATGAGCCCGAACAACCTGATCTGCGCCCGCCTGCTGTCGCGCGACATCAAGTTGCCGCTGGACAAGTCGCTGCTGGTGCACCGCCTCAACGTCGCCCTGTCCCTGCGCGACCGCCTGTTCGACAAGCCGTTCTACCGCCTGGTCTACGGCGATTCCGACCTGCTGCCAGGCCTGGTCGTCGACCGTTTCGGCGACATCCTGGTGGTGCAGATCGCCTCGGCGACCATGGAAGCCCATAAAGAAGACGTGATCGCCGCCCTGACCCAAGTGCTCAAGCCAAGCGGGATCCTGTTCAAGAACGACTCCGCCGCGCGCGATGCCGAAGGCCTCAACCGCTACGTCGAAACCGTGTTCGGCCTGGTGCCGGAGTGGGTCGCGCTGGAAGAAAACGGCGTGAAGTTCGAAGCCCCGGTGATCCAGGGCCAGAAGACCGGCTGGTTCTACGACCACCGCATGAACCGCGCCCGCCTGGCCCCGTATGCCAAAGGCAAGCGCGTACTCGACCTGTACAGCTACATCGGCGGCTGGGGTGTGCAAGCCGCAGCCTTCGGCGCCAGTGAAGTGTTCTGCGTCGACGCCTCCGCCTTCGCCCTCGACGGCGTGGAGCGCAACGCCGCGCTGAACGGCTTTGCCGAAAAAATGACCTGCATCGAAGGCGACGTGTTCGAAGCCCTCAAAGAGCTGAAAGCCAGTGAAGAGCGCTTCGACGTGATCGTCGCCGACCCACCGGCCTTCATCAAACGCAAGAAAGACATGAAGAATGGCGAAGGCGCCTACCGCCGCCTCAACGAGCAAGCCATGCGCCTGCTCAGCAAGGATGGCATCCTGGTCAGCGCCTCGTGCTCCATGCACTTGCCGGAAGATGACCTGCAAAACATCCTGCTGACCAGCGCTCGCCACCTGGACCGCAATATCCAGATGCTGGAGCGTGGTGGCCAGGGTCCGGACCATCCGGTGCACCCGGCGATTGCCGAAACCCGGTATATCAAGAGCATTACGTGCCGATTGTTGCCGAATAGCTAAGTAACACCCCGTGTTCTAATCGAACGCGGGCTAAATGTGGGAGCGCGCTTGCTCGCTCCCACATCTTTTGGGCGCTGCATCAGACACCTTTTCCTAGCGCAATCAGCCACATCAATCCAAGAAGTTCGTCACAGCAATTCTGGTTGAATTCCATTTTTCACAGACTAGTATCGGTTCCTGGAATTACTCCGGAAAACAAAAACAATGTCTGAGTCCACCTGTTCGTCCCCTCTCAGTGGCGAGATAAAGCGCCAACAACTGTCTCGCTTCATCCTCATCACCTGCATCTCCCTGATCAGTTTTTTCCCGATCAATATCCTGCTGCCCTCCTTTCCCGCCCTGGCTGAAAGGTTCGATACGCCCACCGCCGAGGTCGCGCTGTCCATCAGCCTGTTCACCCTGGTCTTTTCCATTTCCCAACTGATCACCGGCCCACTGTCGGATAAATGGGGGCGCAAGGAAGTCCTGCTCGGCTGCATCACGCTGTCGATCCTGGGCGCTATCGGTTGTGCACTGGCGACGGACTACCTCGCCTTTCTGCTGTTTCGAGGCGTCCAGGCCATGGGTTGCGGGTTCTTTGTACTGGGCCACGCGCTGGTGGAAGACCTGTTCGACGAGCAAGACCGCGCTCGAGTGCGCCTTTATTACATGACAC
Proteins encoded in this region:
- a CDS encoding YfhL family 4Fe-4S dicluster ferredoxin translates to MSLIITDDCINCDVCEPECPNAAISQGEEIYVIDPNLCTQCVGHYDEPQCQQVCPVDCIPLDEAHPETEEQLMEKYRKITGKA
- a CDS encoding HDOD domain-containing protein, which translates into the protein MPPQPQIMVDLQMEQYMPDPDLEVIARLISQDPGLSGALLKIVNSSYYGLSNKIASIQRAVNLLGSRSIINLINALSIKGEMSDDTIVTLNRFWDTAQDVAMTCLTLAKRTGSQAVDEAYALGLFHDCGVPLMLKRFPNYMSVLEQAYANAGPDCRVVDTENNAFNTNHAVVGYYTAKSWRLPEHVTDAIANHHNALAIFSDESTRNPALKNLLAILKMAEHICSSYRVLGNQAADYEWNAIGHLVLDYVGLSDYDFESLKLSIRELGAH
- a CDS encoding GMC family oxidoreductase; translated protein: MPVPDLFRDGMARGWKTHNGAALDNDLTLEADVVIIGSGAGGGTTAEILSAAGYKVLLIEEGPLKTSSDFKLLEDEAYTSLYQEGIGRMSKDGAITILQGRAVGGTTLINWTSSFRTPDATLAHWASEYAVKGHSSAEMAPWFEQMEQRLGIAPWAMPPNPNNDVIRKGCEKLGYSWHVIPRNVRGCFNLGYCGMGCPVNAKQSMLVTTIPSTLEKGGELLYLARAERLIYSGDTISSLECVAMDTLCVAPTGRKITVKAKHYVLSGGGINSPALLMRSDAPDPHSRLGKRTFLHLVNFSAGLFDEVINPFYGAPQSIYSDHFQWQDGTTGKMSYKLEAPPLHPALASTLLGGYGTQNALDMSQLPNTHAMLALLRDGFHPDSPGGSVELRGDGTPVLDYQVSDYAWDGLRRAFHSMAEIQFAAGAKSVKPLHHDARYVKTLGEARTMIEGLNLELHRTCLGSAHVMGGCAMGEDPRNAVADSLGRHHQLRNLSIHDGSLFPTSIGANPQLSVYGLTAQLATALGERLKTA
- the coaD gene encoding pantetheine-phosphate adenylyltransferase; translation: MNRVLYPGTFDPITKGHGDLVERASRLFDHVIIAVAASPKKNPLFPLEQRVELAREVTKHLPNVEVVGFSTLLAHFAKEQNANVFLRGLRAVSDFEYEFQLANMNRQLAPDVESLFLTPSERYSFISSTLVREIAALGGDITKFVHPAVADALTLRFKK
- a CDS encoding class I SAM-dependent rRNA methyltransferase, with protein sequence MSLPSLRLKANADRRLRNGHLWVYSNEIDVAATPLHGFQAGDQAILEAAGGKTLGIVAMSPNNLICARLLSRDIKLPLDKSLLVHRLNVALSLRDRLFDKPFYRLVYGDSDLLPGLVVDRFGDILVVQIASATMEAHKEDVIAALTQVLKPSGILFKNDSAARDAEGLNRYVETVFGLVPEWVALEENGVKFEAPVIQGQKTGWFYDHRMNRARLAPYAKGKRVLDLYSYIGGWGVQAAAFGASEVFCVDASAFALDGVERNAALNGFAEKMTCIEGDVFEALKELKASEERFDVIVADPPAFIKRKKDMKNGEGAYRRLNEQAMRLLSKDGILVSASCSMHLPEDDLQNILLTSARHLDRNIQMLERGGQGPDHPVHPAIAETRYIKSITCRLLPNS
- the mutM gene encoding bifunctional DNA-formamidopyrimidine glycosylase/DNA-(apurinic or apyrimidinic site) lyase, which produces MPELPEVETTRRGIAPHLEGQRVSRVVVRERRLRWPIPEDLDVRLSGQRIVRVERRAKYLLINAEVGTLISHLGMSGNLRLVEIGMPAAKHEHVDIELESGLALRYTDPRRFGAMLWSQDPYNHELLIRLGPEPLTDLFDGERLFQLSRGKSMAVKPFIMDNAVVVGVGNIYATEALFAAGIDPRRAAGGISRGRYLKLAIEIKRVLAAAIERGGTTLRDFIGGDGQPGYFQQELFVYGRGGEACKVCGTELRNVVLGQRASVFCPKCQR
- a CDS encoding coniferyl aldehyde dehydrogenase, which gives rise to MSANVAYLQDSQALDQLQALFDTQRRAYAANPMPPAAQRQQWLKALRDLLSDERQALINAISQDFSHRSADETLFAELMPSLHGIHYASKHLKGWMKPSRRAVGIAFQPASAKVIYQPLGVVGVIVPWNYPLYLAIGPLVGALAAGNRVMLKLSESTPATGELLKSLLAKIFPEDLVCVVLGEAEVGMAFSKLPFDHLLFTGATSIGKHVMRAAAEHLTPVTLELGGKSPAIVSADVPLKDAAERIAFGKALNAGQTCVAPDYVLVPEDRVDAFVEAYTNAVRGFYPTLADNPDYTAIINERQLARLNAYVKDATDKGATLIPLYDQGQARRMAHSLLLNVSDDMTVMQDEIFGPVLPIVPYRGLDQAFAYINQRPRPLALYYFGYNKGEQNRVLHETHSGGVCLNDTLLHVAQDDMPFGGIGPSGMGHYHGHEGFLTFSKAKGVLVKQRLNAAKLIYPPYGKSIQKLIQKLFIR